From one Streptomyces sp. CA-210063 genomic stretch:
- the fxlM gene encoding methyltransferase, FxLD system codes for MNDTPAPTSEKHNAPASEQQMRGAMVERLIELGAARSGRVVAAFRSVPRHLATPEVDMAKTYEAEFAPVTKTDATGVNISSVSAPRIQAMQIEQADIQPGMNVLEIGSGGVNAAYLAEMVGERGHVVTMDIDHDVTQRAKDFLKATDYDRIVTVITADGEHGVPGHAPYDRIVVTVQAADIPPAWVHQLKEGGRLVVPLRMRGMTRTVAFVRDRERLVSDGFELCGFVPMQGVGENRVRLVLLHDVEGEEIALRLDGHPEPDAEALRVALGMPRVEAWSGVTVAGDESVEHLDLWLTTALDNLPLMAAKVGARKRGLVASASPIGVPTLVDGDSFAYRTARPTDEPDRYELGAIGHGPQGQKVADRLAEGIQVWHSDHRAHRAYIEVHPAGTPDDRLPAGRLVDRPHTRVTITWP; via the coding sequence GTGAATGACACTCCCGCCCCAACGTCCGAGAAGCACAACGCCCCCGCATCCGAACAGCAGATGCGTGGTGCCATGGTGGAGCGGCTGATCGAACTGGGGGCCGCGCGCAGTGGCCGCGTCGTGGCCGCGTTCCGTTCGGTACCCCGGCACCTGGCCACCCCCGAAGTGGACATGGCCAAGACCTACGAGGCCGAGTTCGCCCCGGTCACGAAGACGGATGCGACGGGCGTGAACATCAGCTCGGTGTCCGCCCCGCGCATCCAGGCCATGCAGATCGAGCAGGCGGACATCCAGCCGGGGATGAACGTCCTGGAGATCGGCTCCGGTGGGGTGAACGCGGCCTACCTCGCCGAGATGGTGGGCGAGCGGGGCCACGTCGTCACGATGGACATCGACCACGACGTCACCCAGCGTGCGAAGGACTTCCTCAAGGCGACCGACTACGACCGGATCGTCACGGTGATCACAGCCGACGGCGAGCACGGCGTGCCCGGCCACGCGCCGTACGACCGCATCGTCGTCACCGTGCAGGCCGCCGACATCCCGCCCGCCTGGGTCCACCAGCTGAAGGAGGGTGGTCGGCTCGTGGTGCCGCTGCGGATGCGTGGCATGACCCGCACGGTGGCGTTCGTCCGCGACAGGGAGCGGCTCGTCAGTGACGGGTTCGAGCTGTGCGGGTTCGTGCCGATGCAGGGCGTCGGGGAGAACCGCGTGCGCCTGGTATTGCTCCACGACGTGGAAGGGGAGGAGATCGCCCTCCGCCTGGACGGCCATCCCGAGCCAGACGCCGAGGCCCTGCGTGTGGCTCTGGGCATGCCCCGTGTCGAGGCGTGGTCGGGCGTCACCGTGGCCGGCGACGAGTCCGTCGAGCACCTGGACCTGTGGCTGACGACCGCCCTCGACAATCTCCCCTTGATGGCTGCCAAGGTCGGCGCACGGAAGCGTGGTCTGGTCGCCTCCGCGTCGCCGATCGGCGTCCCCACGCTGGTGGACGGTGACAGCTTCGCCTACCGCACCGCGCGCCCCACCGACGAACCCGACCGGTACGAGCTCGGGGCGATCGGCCACGGGCCGCAGGGACAGAAGGTCGCGGACCGCCTGGCGGAGGGGATCCAGGTCTGGCACAGCGACCACCGGGCCCACCGTGCGTACATCGAGGTCCACCCGGCAGGTACGCCGGACGACCGGCTTCCCGCGGGCCGTCTCGTCGACCGGCCCCACACGCGGGTCACGATCACCTG
- a CDS encoding DUF6879 family protein: protein MELISSAERNQLFESFAQDAFHLELRDDYSVPDEDSPFTSWLRGETVDYSYMEPWTRLIRRVTGEGKTVRRVRVVTEPHTPYIQWEHATTALNEEAGEEIRWLPRHRLPENITFPVGGNDWWLYDDRLLAVGHFAPDGRVLGSELIEDPNTVAECVRLRDLLWSAATPHPEYKP, encoded by the coding sequence GTGGAGCTGATCTCCAGCGCCGAGCGCAACCAGCTCTTTGAGAGCTTCGCGCAGGACGCATTCCATCTGGAGCTGAGGGACGACTACTCCGTCCCCGACGAGGACAGCCCGTTCACGAGCTGGCTCCGCGGCGAGACCGTCGACTACTCCTACATGGAACCCTGGACGCGACTCATCAGGCGTGTCACGGGTGAAGGGAAAACCGTCCGACGCGTCCGAGTGGTCACAGAGCCGCACACCCCCTACATCCAGTGGGAGCACGCCACCACCGCCCTGAACGAGGAGGCCGGCGAGGAGATCCGCTGGCTGCCCCGGCACCGCCTGCCGGAGAACATCACCTTCCCCGTGGGAGGCAACGACTGGTGGCTGTACGACGACCGCCTGCTCGCCGTGGGCCACTTCGCACCCGACGGCAGGGTGCTCGGATCGGAACTGATCGAGGACCCGAACACCGTGGCTGAGTGCGTACGCCTACGGGACCTGCTGTGGTCCGCCGCCACCCCGCACCCCGAGTACAAGCCCTGA
- a CDS encoding helix-turn-helix domain-containing protein — MSTQVQEALQALGARLRGFRKDAGFASGRAFARATTWQESKVSRIENGKQRPSEDDIRVWCETTGQGDQLGDLVAIVRHVDELWLEWRRQLQTGVEKRQRQAIPVYAKTKLFRIWHPTLIWGTLQTADYAAEVFQQGVSYYEIPNDTEAAVAKRLERQQYLYQGERIFNVLLGEQALYTNFGGPEVMKGQLDRLLAVMRLPRLSLGIVPKSAPTLIWPGNAFSMFDSRLVLVETYSAEFSVSQPREIELYTKAFALLKQSAVYGTAVRDLISTAIQHYDQIPND; from the coding sequence GTGAGCACCCAAGTACAAGAGGCACTGCAAGCGCTCGGTGCCCGGCTGCGCGGCTTCCGCAAGGACGCCGGATTCGCCAGCGGCCGGGCATTCGCGCGCGCCACCACGTGGCAGGAGTCGAAGGTCTCCCGCATCGAGAACGGCAAGCAGCGCCCCAGCGAGGACGACATCCGAGTCTGGTGCGAGACGACAGGGCAGGGCGACCAACTCGGCGACCTGGTCGCGATCGTCCGCCACGTCGACGAACTGTGGCTCGAATGGCGCCGACAACTCCAGACCGGCGTCGAGAAACGACAGCGCCAAGCCATCCCGGTGTACGCCAAGACCAAGCTCTTCCGCATCTGGCACCCCACACTCATCTGGGGAACCCTCCAGACCGCGGACTACGCCGCCGAGGTCTTCCAACAGGGCGTCAGCTACTACGAGATACCCAACGACACCGAAGCGGCCGTGGCCAAGCGCCTCGAACGCCAGCAGTACCTGTACCAGGGCGAGCGCATCTTCAACGTCCTCCTCGGCGAACAGGCCCTCTACACCAACTTCGGCGGCCCAGAAGTGATGAAGGGCCAGCTCGACCGCCTCCTGGCGGTGATGCGCCTTCCCCGCCTCAGCCTGGGCATCGTCCCCAAGTCCGCCCCGACCCTCATCTGGCCGGGCAACGCGTTCTCGATGTTCGACAGCCGACTCGTCCTCGTCGAGACTTACTCGGCGGAGTTCTCCGTCTCCCAGCCCCGCGAAATCGAGCTGTACACCAAGGCGTTCGCCCTCCTGAAGCAGTCAGCGGTCTATGGCACCGCCGTCCGAGACCTCATCTCCACGGCGATCCAGCACTACGACCAAATCCCGAACGACTAG
- a CDS encoding DUF397 domain-containing protein, with translation MTPNWRTSSYTETQNCIEVADNDLTTVMVRDTKARGRGTIEVQRATWTAFVEHTRRRQH, from the coding sequence ATGACCCCGAACTGGCGAACCAGCTCCTACACGGAAACGCAGAACTGCATCGAAGTAGCAGACAACGACCTGACCACGGTGATGGTTCGGGACACCAAGGCACGCGGCCGGGGAACGATCGAAGTCCAACGGGCCACGTGGACGGCTTTCGTGGAGCACACCAGGCGGAGACAGCACTGA
- a CDS encoding ImmA/IrrE family metallo-endopeptidase codes for MTLPRGFKANAEREALRLRRELDLSDTDALNVDDLAAHLKVKIVSAEKLVSHTRLEELERVQAYAFSAATFQVSGRNVVVTNPLRTPGRRASDVAHELSHLVLKHDLTEIREVNGMPFRTCRPDEEEQATAFGGTLMLPRPLLLGAVRRQWGPAQIAEHYGVTEEMARYRYNTTGVAKQVRGR; via the coding sequence GTGACCCTCCCCCGAGGCTTCAAGGCCAACGCCGAACGAGAAGCACTCCGACTGCGCCGCGAACTCGACCTCAGCGACACCGACGCCCTGAACGTCGACGACCTCGCCGCCCACCTCAAGGTCAAGATCGTCAGCGCCGAGAAGCTCGTCAGCCACACCCGCCTCGAAGAACTCGAACGGGTCCAGGCGTACGCTTTCTCCGCCGCGACCTTCCAGGTCTCCGGCAGGAACGTCGTCGTCACCAACCCGCTCCGAACCCCGGGTCGCAGGGCCAGCGACGTGGCCCACGAGCTCTCCCACCTCGTCCTGAAGCACGACCTCACCGAGATCCGCGAAGTCAATGGCATGCCTTTCAGGACCTGCCGCCCCGACGAGGAAGAACAAGCCACTGCCTTTGGCGGAACACTCATGCTTCCCCGCCCCCTGCTGCTCGGCGCAGTCCGCCGCCAGTGGGGGCCGGCGCAGATCGCCGAGCACTACGGAGTGACCGAAGAGATGGCCCGGTACCGGTACAACACCACTGGGGTGGCCAAACAGGTCCGAGGCCGCTGA